One window of the Rhipicephalus sanguineus isolate Rsan-2018 chromosome 2, BIME_Rsan_1.4, whole genome shotgun sequence genome contains the following:
- the LOC119382258 gene encoding uncharacterized protein LOC119382258 — translation MLQKKKDTFPKYNVIHCENADKKARNISPFLVSRCLTETIGSGYKATKMTSGDLLVEVKDKSQYQKLTNLVAFGDQPITVTAHRTMNTVKGVVSDDDLMDLTDDELLAGWKDENVVQVQRIKVRRDNREILTRHIIVTFNSSTLPDEIETGYLKLHVRPYIPNPRRCFKCQRFGHASQSCRGQLTCAKCSATGHSADDDCDAEAHCANCDGDHPAYSRSCTAWTKEKEIITIKFKENISFREARQRLSPYLAKNTSFAEVVQRGPAPQRHHAAAQATRSALRRPPLVPTVGAATAALPSLKAATLEASPRSGTSQNSSEAKEVLSTSSLVGSKASSAKTKPTQRHHRSLEQLSDALHEAMDTTSSPAVQAAPKERRDTLDRSKKSKTPITGPEKGPVK, via the coding sequence ATGctccagaaaaagaaagacaccttCCCCAAGTATAACGTCATCCACtgtgagaacgccgacaaaaaagCCCGTAACATTTCACCTTTCCTAGTGTCAAGGTGTCTCACTGAGACCATCGGAAGCGGCTACAAAGCCACGAAGATGACCAGCGGGGATCTGCTGGTTGAAGTTAAAGATAAGTCGCAGTACCAAAAATTGACGAACCTTGTGGCGTTTGGGGACCAACCGATAACTGTCACCGCCCACAGAACAATGAATACGGTGAAGGGTGTCGTATCAGACGATGACCTAATGGACCTTACTGATGATGAACTCCTGGCCGGCTGGAAGGATGAGAATGTTGTACAGGTACAACGAATAAAAGTCAGACGAGACAACAGGGAAATACTCACTAGGCACATAATTGTTACCTTCAACTCTAGCACACTTCCCGACGAAATAGAAACAGGTTACTTGAAGTTGCACGTCAGACCATACATTCCGAACCCaaggcgctgcttcaagtgccaaaggtttggccATGCATcgcagagctgccgagggcagcttacttgtGCTAAGTGCAGTGCTACGGGACACTCTGCTGATGACGACTGCGATGCTGAAGCTCACTGTGCAAATTGTGATGGTGACCACCCGGCGTACTCGAGATCCTGCACAGCCTGGACAAAGGAGAAGGAGATCATCACTAtcaaatttaaagaaaacataagCTTCCGCGAAGCCAGACAGCGTCTCTCACCGTACCTTGCTAAAAATACAtcattcgccgaagtggtgcaacgggggccagcaccacaacggcatCACGCGGCCGCCCAGGCCACGCGTAGTGCGCTGAGGCGACCGCCCCTCGTCcccacggtgggagcagccacgGCTGCCCTACCCTCCCTTAAAGCAGCCACACTGGAGGCCTCTCCTAGATCTGGCACCAGCCAGAACAGCTCAGAGGCCAAAGAGGTCCTGTCGACCTCTTCTCTGGTGGGATCAAAGGCCTCGTCTGCCAAGACGAAGCCTACGCAACGCCATCATCGCTCGCTAGAGCAACTGTCCGACGCCTtgcacgaggcaatggacactacttcTAGCCCAGCGGTGCAGGCAGCGCCTAAGGAGCGGCGAGAcactctcgaccgctccaaaaaaagcAAAACCCCAATTACAGGGCCAGAAAAGGGTCCTGTAAAATAA